A stretch of Oncorhynchus mykiss isolate Arlee chromosome 14, USDA_OmykA_1.1, whole genome shotgun sequence DNA encodes these proteins:
- the LOC118938752 gene encoding uncharacterized protein LOC118938752, whose translation MQQHSSSNLTTLGKICREEWEKLPKYRLNNVHFHFKLTSDYIHILADLIQTEDAPQPIPVTTRLFGDNISLPCPKAESQQLLYWYRQTVGQLPHLVASVSYASEPVLNGEFKNPRFKVETSEYVYNLIIRNISTLDEATYFCGIGTMYGMDYGHATFLAVKGHNHPTLVQQPVSDPVHPGDSVTLQCTVLSQTCTGEHSVYWFRAGSGESQPGVIYTPGNLSDACKKNPETPSPTQSCVYSLSKNNLSLSDAGTYYCAVATCGEILFGNGTNLNIGK comes from the exons atgcagcaacaCTCGTCATCCAACCTGACAACGCTTGGGAAGATAtgtagagaagagtgggagaaactccccaaatacag GTTGAACAATGTCCATTTTCATTTCAAATTGACATCTGATTACATTCACATTTTGGCAGACCTGATTCAGACTGAAGATGCTCCTCAACCAATACCAGTGACTACTCGTCTATTTGGAGACAATATATCTTTGCCATGTCCTAAAGCAGAATCTCAACAATTGCTGTACTGGTACAGACAAACTGTTGGCCAACTGCCCCATCTTGTCGCATCTGTATCCTATGCATCAGAACCTGTACTTAATGGAGAGTTTAAGAACCCACGTTTCAAAGTGGAGACATCTGAATATGTGTATAATCTCATTATCAGAAATATCAGCACATTAGATGAGGCAACATACTTTTGTGGAATTGGGACAATGTATGGGATGGACTATGGACATGCAACATTTTTGGCTGTGAAGG GACACAATCACCCTACATTGGTGCAGCAACCAGTTTCTGATCCAGTCCATCCAGGAGACTCTGTGACTCTACAGTGTACAGTACTCTCTCAGACCTGTACAGGAGAACACAGTGTGTACTGGTTCAGAGCCGGATCAGGAGAATCCCAGCCTGGAGTCATTTACACCCCTGGGAACTTGAGTGATGCGTGTAAGAAGAACCCTGAGACTCCCTCTCCTACACAGAGCTGTGTCTACAGCCTCTCCAAGAACAACCTCAGTCTCTCTGATGCTGGGACTTACTACTGTGCTGTGGCCACATGTGGGGAGATCCTGTTTGGCAACGGAACAAACCTAAATATTGGTAAGTAA
- the LOC110489478 gene encoding uncharacterized protein LOC110489478, with translation MMVRLGVAVIILSAVYVDHVNLLSPVTTVQLGDPVTLLCVFPEEEFNDEQMHWYKQTVGGIPQLVSSMHKYLTEPVFHSGFKNSHFSVTLAQRMFRLTIMKSIPEDEAMYYCAIGRVMTVNFRDGTFLSLKGNGQRSDNQTVEQQPESDPVHPGDSVTLQCTVLSETCTGEHNVYWFRAGSGESHSGVIYTPGNRSDDCEKSPETPSTTQSCVYSLSKNNLSLSDAGTYYCAVATCGEILFGDRTKLNIIKGNTVDPIVLSLGAAVAVCVMVIFILACTKNKRQTCDHCKVQQ, from the exons ATGATGGTCAGATTAGGGGTTGCTGTGATTATTCTCAGTGCAGTGT ATGTAGACCATGTTAACCTGCTAAGTCCAGTGACCACTGTTCAACTTGGTGATCCTGTAACCCTGCTATGTGTTTTCCCAGAAGAGGAATTCAACGATGAGCAAATGCACTGGTACAAGCAAACTGTGGGAGGAATTCCACAACTTGTCTCATCGATGCATAAATATTTAACAGAGCCTGTGTTTCACTCTGGATTTAAAAATTCACACTTCAGCGTAACTTTGGCTCAAAGGATGTTTCGCCTTACTATCATGAAGTCGATCCCAGAAGATGAAGCCATGTACTATTGTGCAATTGGAAGAGTGATGACTGTGAACTTTAGAGATGGCACATTTCTGTCTTTAAAAG GAAACGGTCAGAGGTCTGACAACCAGACAGTGGAACAGCAGCCAGAGTCTGACCCAGTCCATCCAGGAGACTCTGTGACTCTGCAGTGTACTGTACTCTCTGAGACCTGTACAGGAGAACACAATGTGTACTGGTTCAGAGCTGGATCAGGAGAATCCCATTCAGGAGTAATTTACACCCCTGGGAACAGGAGTGATGATTGCGAGAAGAGCCCTGAGACTCCCTCTACTACACAGAGCTGTGTCTACAGCCTCTCCAAGAACAACCTCAGTCTCTCTGATGCTGGAACTTACTACTGTGCTGTGGCCACATGCGGGGAGATCCTGTTTGGCGACAGAACAAAACTTAACATCATTAAAG GAAACACAGTGGATCCCATTGTCCTCAGCTTGGGAGCagcagtggctgtgtgtgtgatggtCATTTTTATTCTCGCTTGTACCAAAAACAAGAGACAAACATGTGATCATTGTAAAG TACAGCAGTAA